The Phaseolus vulgaris cultivar G19833 chromosome 10, P. vulgaris v2.0, whole genome shotgun sequence DNA window catgcatgcagatcacccctGGAATGTGGCCCTTACCAGTCGTGTCTTTCCCAAGGGTTCTTTGATTGTGACGCGCCCTACCGCCTCGTCCACACCTCATGCATGGACCTTCTGTGACCTTGACTTTTCCCTTACTGATGTGTTGCATCAACATTTctattggcctcatatgcataaacatgttcatagtttgtgtgataaatgcatagcttgccacaaagctaaatctaggatgcatccccatggtctatatactcctctccctatcccttcaatgccttgggttgacatatctatggatttcatcttaggattacccaagacatcaaagggaaaatattccatttttgtggtagtggatcgtttttcaaagatggctcactttattccttgccacaaagtggatgatgcatgtgatattgcaaacctcttctttcaagatgTGGTGcgtttgcatgggattcctagaactattgtgtccgatagagattccaagttcttgagtcacttttggaagaacTCGTGGGGTAAGCTTGgtactaagcttttattttctaccacttgtcacccacaaaccgattgtcaaaccgaagtggtaaatagaactttgggccaactattgagatgcttcatttccgggaatcctagagtgtgggagaatttactaccccatgttgaatttgcctataaccgtgtagtaaattctaccacctcacattctccttttgaggttgtctatgggtttaaccccttaacacctcttgatcttcttcctattcccatacttgaggatgtcttgtgcaaagatggggatgaaaaggcttcttttgtgaaaactttgcataaagacatcaagatgagaattgagaagaaggttggcaagtatgctgaacttgccaataaaaggagaaaagcattgttgtttgatgagggtgattgggtttggcttcacttgaggaaagatcgttttcctactcaaaggaagtccaaactaatgcctcgtggtgatggacctttccaagtcctaaagaggattaataacaatgcttatgagttagatatgcctgatacataccttggtagtcatacatttaatatcagtgatctaactcctttttctgtaggtctccaaaattcgtggtcgaattctctccaactcggggagtatgatggagatcaagatcaagacgaAATGGAGGCCAAtaatcaaggacaagaagaggtagaggctcaagtgttagacgctcaaggagtcattagcccacctcataggcttacaaggagcaaattcaaggcattaggaaataatgggaggttgttttctctttttatagtttcttgtgtaataaaaggtgcttagagggaaacattagacacctcttttgtaaaagcatctctAGGCCTTAGTTTaggaaaatatagaagcttggggggtgtgagcttagtaggAGCGTGAGCTTtaggagtgagcttagtaggggGCGTGTTTAGGAGTAGGTAGCTTCTAGAATAAGCTTGTAtatgaccggcccttgctcctataaaaggagggcttaggtccttcacaattcagatttgaaattggaattagagaaactctactcaaattgagagagaattgtgagaacttgctttctcctctaccttgtcttatcttgagtgccttgactctctcaagtggcggcatttgctcacttatcttggatccttcacactccaagtggcgtgatcactagTCAAGCTCTTCATCTTCATAAGTTCTTCTCTCCTTCATCTTCCATTTCATTTTCCATGCTTTACGAAATGTTAAACATGTCTTAAGCttctttctattcggtgttgtGCTTTCTTTCCACTTTATGTTCGATTCTTTTCTGTTCTAGCTTGTTTTGTTCGGTActtttcaattttaagcaattctattcggttcatttgcttttatacacattttaatcggttcaattggcaatagatggatcttccatgtgagtttggtgtttggtgcaagttttggtgagttcttgaaacatagaacattgatccaattctattaaaagtgcctattcattctccaactcaagttgattccataaaatgtcaaagaatcatctctactttgctagtggaatcatatcaggtTCTTTGATTGTGACGCGCCCTACCGCCTCGTCCACACCTCATGCATGGACCTTCTATGACCTTGACTTTTCCCTTACTGAGTGTTGGAATGTGGCTTAAAACCACCCTTTTTCGGCTTAGCTTTACTGTTTGGATTGCCGAGgtccgaggcctccacgccccgTGCCTTGATGTCGACCCCTCCTCGGCTGCCCTTATCCGTGAGCTTACAGAGACTCTGGCTTGTCCTACTAGCCTCCCAGTAGACCTAGCCTTCGGGGCCCACcatgactttggtcaacgcccaagTCCGAGGACTGGTTGGTACAATTCAATTGATTTGTTGAAACAACTGGTTATTTGTCACTTATTGATTttcaaaggttttgaaaaatctttgctttcttttgtcttttctgtcaGATAGAAATAGACGGTTATTTTGAGTTGTTTTATATGAAATCCgtaacagaaaaataaatcaatcagttgtttttcaaaacaatcaattgtgtttttaacagaattctgttatgaatttcaaactgtttttaaatgtttCTAACTACTTTTGATTAATGATCTAACAATTTTAACCACTTCTTTGAGTCTATATAAAGACTATTTTGTgatcatttgaaaaaaaatagggTTTATTACAAATGTTTTCTAATGAAGTTgaagagcttttggatcataGCTTGTGTGTGAAGTAGGAACTAAGTTTTCTATTCTTTGTAAAGTCAGATGTATTCTATTTCCTTCTTTGAATACTGTAATTGTGTGTTAGTCAATTTTAGAAAGGGTTTCTAGAAACTGTGTTGTTGAACCAgaatgttgtgtgttcttgaggggtccaagatcaacattcttggtgtggttttggctaagaagtgttgtgcgttcttgaggggttcaaaatgaacattcttagtgtgttttgtaatctagttttgattTCATAATGAATTCTTAGTGGTTAGCTGAGGATTGGATGTAAtttttggttaagagtgaaccaatataaatctctTTGTATGAATCTTTCTTTCCCAACTCTTATAAGCTactttatattatgttatttgTTTTTTGGTATAAACAATCACTTGTTGCAATAAaactgttgaatcaagtgtgttcaagctttgaagaatccaaaccctttgaagtttgatggaaggctggttgtgcttgctgttgcagaggtgttttagaataggatctggggtaaattttctgtgtaaatccactcttgattgaatccaaagcttaagcattcttaaaccttttaattgaaagtgtttttcaaactaagtgaaaaacaacctgttgttttgtcgaaacaaccgattgttttatacttaggtgtttctagaaaggttgaaaactgtttttgatggttgacttgttgtcaaaccaaaacaaccgattgattcgagtattcaaccgattgtttgttttgggaccataacagaaaactgttttgtgctttgactgagcattaaatgattttataactgattacgctccagttttaaatgctttgactagTCTtcgaaagcaataaatagtttgttatgtttatgtaacaaacaagaactgagatttaatcaaagaaaaacaaatttgagtttttcactgatttggcttttgaagagttgaagttttgctttgagattgcttggatcaagagagtgtggaataggattttcatcttgtattgatttcagatctttgtgtaacaagtgtaatccttttgtactttgaagaaactttgtgtgtgaagctgagaagtgttgtgtgttcttgaggttgtcaagatcagcattcttagtggtgtttgtgctgagccaaaggaagtgtgtgtcttgaggggatcaaggtcacttctttggtggtgttgtaagtaatctagggttgattgcttagtggattccccagtggtttttatgaagactggatgtagctcttggtttaagagtgaaccagtataactctgtgtgtacaatctctttatcccttgaactctttaagtTTATAttgtgaactagtataaacaaccgattgtttctgcaaaacaaccaattgtttttctggtgctgtgctaaattgctttgtgtttttggcaaaatgaattctgaatcaagttttctcgaagtaatttcattctagacttaaaagtttgtgaaaaccctctttaaaccattcacccccccccccctctagtttaaaactatattttcttacaaaaacaactggttgatttttcataaaaaactgtaaatttgatattttatccAGTTGAACAGAAcatcaattgattgatttttcataacttttcactctacttcCATTCTTTGCGAAAATgttgtgaaaacaattcacccccttcttGTTTTGGCCACACATTCTAACAATGTACGGATAGACAATTTCACGCAACTTGTTTTTAATTGTCACTTTGCCACAAATATCAACCTGTTTGAATCGGGATAGAATGACATCCCATTCTTGTTGAATTGACAACTCAGATGATGAATGACATTCagataaatatgaaaaattcaGTCTAGTCCACATAACATGAACTTCATTAAGTGGAATGACACTCATAGCATATCTAGCTAACTCACAAGCATATGATAATCTGTGAGTCCGTCTAAGTACACATCCACAATGCTCACTATCAAAACCCACAACATTGACCCGATCAAATTCTTTAGCAATTCGAATCAAAGCATGTTTAGATACAAAACCAACCAACATGGAATACAACTTCACATTGAATGTGTTTCCTATGACATGTAGACTCATCTATACCTTGATTTCGTTATGTTGAATTATAATAACGTGTTTTATAGCATTCTAACACGAGCACACGTCTTCCATGCTATTTTGTAATACTCGTTTCAAAGAACAATGAGGTGATTCAACCCTGTATaagtataaaacataaaataattagacGTTATACACGTTCTAAACAAAGTAAAGGCATATTTTGGTATACATGTTTGATGTTGTATTTTCCAAATGCATTAACGAATGTGTCCAACACTTCACAAACTTTTCTTTGTGTAGAATAATCCATGTGTTCTTCACATATTCAACAAGTAATGGCCACAATgaacaaataatttcaaaatttttaacAAACTCATCAAATTTAACAATCTCTGTACAATCAATGACAATCCTCCACGAATCCATCACAACTTGCCAAGCCTCGATAGAATCTACCTACATTTTACACTTTGCTTTGTCATTCTTATTGAtgtgaaacaaaaaaaaaagatttgttGCTTTAGGAAACACAATATTGATGGCATTCATCAAAACAAGATCTTTATCATAAATAATGACTTCAGGCCCCACATGCGATGTTAAAAGTGTCCCTCTAAATTGTTTAGTACCCATATGAAGTTTTTTCTTTCTCGCTAGATAAGAACACAAAACCAACAAAGAAGGACAAACATGTACAAGTCGCACCAACAATCTCAAGCAAAGGCAGTTGATATTTGTTCGTTTTGTAAGTCGTATCTATCaagaataaaatgttaaatGCATTCAAAAGTTTCACAACATCAGGATGAGTCTAAAAAATATCACTAACAACATTGGAAGACTCATGACACGTACTCCAGTGAAGATAGTTGTCACAGTCTAACAACAtcattaattgttttaatttagtTCTTGGTCTTCTAACTGATCTCTCATACGAGTATCTTGCATTGTAT harbors:
- the LOC137817920 gene encoding uncharacterized protein, encoding MSLHVIGNTFNVKLYSMLVGFVSKHALIRIAKEFDRVNVVGFDSEHCGCVLRRTHRLSYACELARYAMSVIPLNEVHVMWTRLNFSYLSECHSSSELSIQQEWDVILSRFKQGSVEKWMTILDMGYLIASRYNAILVCLSLKQNITIFPLRTSPSTNATLHRLLSISHVYDSHFVQVKMHDDCSIPTADILWCTHC